A region from the Armatimonadota bacterium genome encodes:
- a CDS encoding diguanylate cyclase: MTYREATKQQTAAVFFTVFWLAILTVFSFGSLYANMLATYALLAFLVGVKSASLVRRDVPKAVSAALAFAGAIQFGPVGGLTVGMAAGIGTGVSGSSAYSTVRVLKTGLQAALAGAVAGLARMFIVQNTAHTAYLQVIAVVVPAVACLVALLASELFAGHQRSWSLANRRIRGYRLAGEFVAGAGIAVAADMLQAITLWQPIAVLMPLAYLINVSLLEIAADPFSRLTKRSGSIADVYLATIESIAGAIDAKEKFKSYHTKGVERVAVAIAQQMKLSPNDVEGIRTAAILHDIGRLGVPDHVLHKPGKLDDQDFEKVRAHSAIGEKVLRGVNFPWPVGAMIRSHHERWDGGGYPDGLKGNEIPVGARILAAADVFDAMTNKRSYRENSTPEQVLEYVKGAAGTHFDPAVVEAFVEGVEQYGLDHFLDSRGESPDTSGVEPSPEADESAGRVIEDGISGYTDEFLAMYEIAQTASTTLNLEEVLSLMANKIRNMVSCSTCVIYLRDDQSDRLAAKIAVGVNGRYFEDSRTLVGHGLTGMVARSGEGLVAAYDRFDLMLKQLYIQWIELQSTMIVPILSGEEVIGTLNLYDIAPDAFRPDDLRMLTVVSPQVGRAIQNAQLFEQTRESALTDPLTGLHNARYMLLHLEQELSRAKRSKSSVSVLCLDLDNFKPVNDTFGHQQGDQALRELGSLFKAQVRDYDAVCRYAGDEFVIILPGVSGKEAQETAERIKHAVDAYDPGFHHDQPVRIGVSIGLAAFPDDGDDVKSLVARADTEMYADKRRRHPERHAA; encoded by the coding sequence ATGACATACAGAGAAGCTACAAAACAGCAGACCGCAGCAGTCTTCTTCACCGTCTTCTGGCTTGCCATCCTTACAGTGTTCTCCTTCGGATCGCTGTATGCAAACATGCTGGCAACGTACGCGCTACTTGCGTTCCTGGTCGGAGTGAAGTCCGCCAGCCTGGTGAGGCGGGATGTGCCGAAGGCTGTGTCGGCAGCCCTCGCCTTCGCAGGGGCCATCCAGTTCGGCCCGGTCGGCGGCCTCACGGTCGGAATGGCGGCGGGTATCGGCACGGGAGTCTCCGGATCGTCCGCGTATTCGACTGTGCGGGTGCTCAAGACGGGGTTGCAGGCCGCGCTCGCAGGCGCGGTGGCGGGCCTGGCTCGGATGTTCATCGTTCAGAACACCGCACATACCGCCTATCTGCAGGTCATTGCAGTGGTCGTGCCGGCCGTTGCGTGTCTTGTGGCGCTGTTGGCAAGTGAGCTCTTCGCCGGGCATCAGCGAAGCTGGTCGCTCGCGAACCGTCGAATACGCGGCTATCGTCTCGCGGGTGAGTTTGTCGCAGGAGCGGGCATCGCAGTCGCGGCCGACATGCTGCAAGCGATCACTCTGTGGCAGCCGATCGCTGTCCTGATGCCGCTTGCATACCTGATCAATGTTTCGCTGTTGGAGATCGCCGCCGACCCCTTCTCACGCCTCACTAAGAGGTCCGGAAGCATCGCGGATGTGTACCTCGCTACGATCGAATCCATCGCAGGCGCGATAGACGCCAAGGAGAAGTTCAAGTCCTATCACACCAAGGGAGTGGAGCGGGTGGCGGTGGCCATCGCTCAGCAAATGAAGCTCTCACCCAACGATGTGGAGGGAATCCGCACGGCGGCCATACTGCACGACATAGGGCGGCTCGGGGTCCCGGATCATGTACTCCACAAGCCGGGGAAGCTGGATGACCAGGATTTCGAGAAAGTCAGGGCACACTCGGCCATCGGCGAGAAGGTTCTGCGCGGCGTGAACTTCCCCTGGCCGGTGGGCGCCATGATCCGCAGCCATCATGAGCGATGGGACGGCGGCGGCTACCCGGACGGTCTCAAAGGCAATGAGATTCCCGTCGGGGCTCGGATACTGGCCGCGGCCGACGTGTTCGACGCGATGACCAATAAGCGTTCCTATCGGGAGAACAGCACCCCTGAACAGGTCTTGGAGTACGTCAAGGGTGCGGCCGGAACGCACTTCGATCCGGCCGTCGTGGAAGCGTTCGTCGAAGGTGTCGAGCAGTACGGGCTCGATCATTTCCTCGATTCGCGCGGTGAGTCGCCCGACACGAGCGGCGTCGAACCCTCGCCGGAAGCCGATGAGAGCGCGGGCCGCGTCATCGAGGACGGCATATCCGGATATACGGATGAGTTCCTGGCCATGTATGAGATAGCCCAGACGGCCAGCACTACACTGAACCTCGAAGAAGTACTCAGCCTGATGGCGAACAAGATACGGAACATGGTATCCTGCTCGACCTGCGTCATCTACCTCAGGGACGACCAGTCAGACAGGTTGGCCGCGAAGATCGCCGTGGGGGTGAACGGTCGTTACTTCGAGGACAGCCGGACTCTCGTGGGCCACGGGTTGACAGGCATGGTCGCCAGGAGCGGCGAGGGACTTGTGGCCGCTTACGACCGGTTCGACCTGATGCTGAAACAGCTGTACATACAGTGGATCGAACTGCAGTCTACCATGATCGTGCCGATTCTGAGCGGGGAAGAGGTCATCGGGACCCTCAATCTCTACGACATCGCCCCGGACGCCTTCCGGCCGGACGATCTGCGAATGTTGACGGTGGTGTCTCCTCAGGTCGGCAGGGCGATACAGAACGCGCAGCTCTTCGAGCAGACGAGAGAGTCAGCGCTGACCGATCCGCTTACCGGACTCCACAATGCCCGGTACATGCTGCTCCACCTGGAGCAGGAACTGAGCCGCGCGAAGCGTTCCAAGTCGTCCGTGTCCGTGCTCTGCCTGGATCTGGACAACTTCAAGCCGGTCAACGACACATTCGGCCATCAGCAGGGTGATCAGGCGCTGAGAGAGCTGGGAAGCCTGTTCAAAGCGCAGGTAAGGGACTACGACGCTGTCTGCCGGTACGCCGGCGACGAGTTCGTCATCATACTTCCGGGGGTTTCCGGGAAGGAAGCGCAGGAGACCGCGGAACGCATCAAGCATGCGGTGGATGCATACGATCCTGGATTCCATCACGATCAGCCCGTCAGAATCGGGGTCAGCATAGGTCTGGCGGCGTTCCCCGATGACGGCGACGACGTCAAGTCGCTGGTCGCCCGAGCCGATACGGAGATGTACGCGGACAAGCGCCGGCGCCATCCGGAGCGCCACGCGGCCTGA
- a CDS encoding RNA polymerase sigma factor, with amino-acid sequence MNRPGKPATLNAAVEDDGAVLVRRYLAGEEAAFDEIVTRYQPYVYNVCLQMLYNPSDAEDAAQNVFIAVYKSLPKFRMQSKVSTWIYRIAVNQCISWRRGRREELPIEEDILDTSRHFEGAETRGEISRLMQKLAPHYRAVLVLKYYRELSYEEIAEILSWSPDKVKCYLHRARNIFKGLYEAEFGGQQ; translated from the coding sequence ATGAATAGACCCGGAAAGCCGGCAACCTTGAATGCCGCCGTCGAGGACGACGGCGCGGTGCTCGTACGCCGGTATCTCGCGGGCGAAGAAGCCGCGTTTGACGAAATCGTGACTCGTTATCAACCTTACGTGTACAACGTCTGCCTGCAGATGCTCTACAATCCGTCGGACGCCGAGGATGCCGCGCAGAACGTGTTCATCGCCGTCTATAAGTCTCTGCCGAAGTTTCGAATGCAGTCAAAAGTCTCCACGTGGATCTATCGTATCGCAGTCAACCAGTGCATAAGCTGGCGGCGCGGCCGGCGGGAGGAACTGCCGATCGAGGAGGATATCCTCGACACGTCACGGCACTTTGAGGGCGCGGAAACCAGGGGTGAGATATCTCGCCTGATGCAGAAGTTGGCCCCTCACTACAGAGCGGTACTGGTGCTGAAGTACTATAGAGAGCTGTCGTACGAAGAGATAGCCGAGATCCTGTCGTGGTCGCCGGACAAGGTGAAGTGCTACCTGCATCGGGCGAGAAACATATTCAAGGGGCTCTACGAAGCCGAGTTTGGGGGACAGCAATGA
- a CDS encoding PEP-CTERM sorting domain-containing protein — MYLTVRCVALFAATLALTLCGTSAFGGWTVTYLNPAGSTSSYASGVSDGQQVGSATFMGRRHAVVWNGAAENFADLHPAAVEHSGAGAVCDGKQVGATQIGIEYHAALWYGTAESWVDLNPDGSSQSQAHGVSGSQQVGYATVGRYHAALWSGTADSFVDLNPSGAELSQARGVSAGSQVGSAWFGGYGHAAMWYGTAESFVDLHPVGSVQSSASATSQGEQAGWAQVGIFHHAALWHGTAESFVDLHPSAAVSSSVAGISHGMQVGRVEVVSHTWHAALWSGTPDSWIDLHGMLGSHYVSSYATDVDVADDGTWITGWAYNTLTGYDEAILWHYVVPEPSSLLAFGVGGIGILGALRRRVRGKV; from the coding sequence TTGTATCTGACAGTGAGGTGCGTCGCGCTCTTCGCGGCTACCCTCGCACTCACGCTCTGCGGTACGTCCGCGTTCGGCGGATGGACTGTGACATATCTCAACCCTGCGGGAAGCACGTCATCATACGCCTCCGGCGTTTCCGACGGTCAGCAGGTCGGCTCAGCGACGTTCATGGGCCGTCGCCACGCCGTGGTTTGGAATGGCGCGGCGGAGAACTTCGCTGACCTCCACCCGGCCGCTGTCGAGCACTCAGGCGCTGGCGCCGTCTGCGATGGAAAGCAGGTGGGGGCTACACAGATCGGCATCGAGTATCATGCGGCCCTGTGGTACGGGACAGCCGAGAGTTGGGTTGACCTGAACCCCGACGGCAGTTCCCAGTCTCAGGCCCACGGCGTCTCAGGCAGCCAGCAGGTGGGATACGCGACTGTCGGCCGCTATCACGCGGCGTTGTGGAGCGGGACTGCAGACAGCTTTGTTGACCTCAATCCATCTGGGGCTGAGCTCTCCCAAGCCCGCGGCGTCTCCGCTGGGTCGCAGGTCGGGTCTGCGTGGTTTGGCGGCTATGGTCACGCGGCCATGTGGTACGGGACTGCGGAGAGCTTCGTTGACCTCCATCCGGTGGGTAGCGTTCAGTCATCTGCTAGCGCCACTTCACAGGGGGAACAGGCAGGGTGGGCGCAGGTCGGCATATTCCACCACGCCGCCCTGTGGCATGGCACTGCGGAGAGCTTCGTTGACCTCCATCCGTCGGCAGCAGTATCCTCTAGTGTTGCCGGTATTTCGCACGGGATGCAGGTCGGCCGCGTGGAGGTCGTGAGCCACACCTGGCACGCGGCATTGTGGAGCGGGACCCCAGACAGTTGGATAGACCTGCACGGCATGCTGGGGAGTCACTACGTGTCGTCGTACGCGACCGACGTTGATGTGGCGGACGACGGCACCTGGATCACGGGCTGGGCCTATAACACCCTCACGGGTTACGACGAAGCGATCCTGTGGCACTACGTCGTCCCCGAGCCGTCCTCACTCCTGGCGTTCGGAGTGGGTGGAATCGGCATCCTCGGGGCGCTGAGGAGGCGCGTCCGCGGGAAGGTGTGA
- a CDS encoding zf-HC2 domain-containing protein, giving the protein MKCSKVRERLMDYIPAELPPGELQQINMHLVGCEACRAEVEKARKASSALKALANESPYPDLVAAVRTRLPGSVQRRPAIMPGLAIGFSAAAMVALIVTGWLRYGDLDRGAATAVAPTGQPGVQQKAATVQTQPTTVQQETASADTAAADRERTPSKAAAPKRKPLRSVAKQGISGAADKPSSERFDAKVDDSDSVILFALRPREPEIYVMHTQAEGEESATELTVVREFDEGGNITSVTISGTVAGNDGTGSDVRTLDRTLVPEPPPAAEGSLKDA; this is encoded by the coding sequence ATGAAGTGCTCGAAAGTACGCGAAAGGCTGATGGATTACATCCCGGCCGAACTGCCGCCGGGCGAACTTCAGCAGATCAACATGCATCTGGTCGGCTGTGAGGCGTGCCGCGCCGAAGTCGAGAAGGCTCGAAAGGCATCGTCTGCCCTCAAGGCGCTCGCGAACGAGTCGCCCTACCCGGACCTCGTCGCGGCAGTCAGGACGAGGCTCCCGGGAAGCGTACAGAGGCGCCCGGCGATCATGCCCGGGCTGGCGATAGGGTTCTCGGCGGCCGCAATGGTCGCGCTCATAGTGACCGGCTGGCTGCGATACGGCGACCTCGACCGCGGTGCCGCGACGGCGGTGGCGCCGACCGGTCAGCCCGGCGTTCAGCAGAAAGCGGCCACGGTGCAGACGCAGCCCACCACAGTTCAGCAAGAAACGGCTTCAGCGGATACCGCTGCCGCCGATCGGGAGCGTACCCCGTCGAAGGCCGCGGCTCCAAAGAGGAAACCGCTGAGGTCGGTGGCGAAACAAGGCATATCAGGCGCGGCCGACAAGCCGTCGTCCGAGCGGTTCGACGCAAAGGTGGACGATTCCGACTCGGTCATCCTGTTCGCCCTGAGGCCAAGGGAGCCTGAGATCTACGTGATGCACACTCAGGCCGAGGGTGAGGAATCCGCCACTGAACTGACAGTCGTCCGCGAGTTTGACGAAGGGGGCAACATCACCTCTGTGACCATCAGCGGAACGGTTGCCGGCAATGACGGGACGGGCAGCGACGTGCGGACTCTCGACAGGACCCTCGTTCCCGAACCGCCTCCGGCCGCCGAAGGGAGTTTGAAGGATGCGTAG
- a CDS encoding PQQ-binding-like beta-propeller repeat protein — MQAVRTTGVILLALLCLTAGIGQAAMDYAAGPGTIGYALTQPDGARASLTMVIIGRVDTAGVSVHEWWDKTTSLPALFSPPPGLLPGQTIDLEGVMTTLPRGGRAVLCDRIAYYLDRYGYLAPAVPPLKGLFDASVWPTRGWLEVRPSVFLFSLSSPEMNLLLDDPQPPGEGDPPPLAQMTLPDHSIAKAKSAGDDDPIPESLTGKIVTAGTNQFSGCFYVEEPDRSCGIRVVPTSGTYVPGDVVTISAGTMATSDDGERFIDEATVSVTGSGEVLPLGLPNRDIGGCDFADGQTILQAGVLNGRGLNNIGLLVKTWGVVTEVCPAEHCFYLDDGSALDDTTHTDAQSNPVLGIRVSWDWSTGGVVGSELALVEKGWRLQVIGISSMASVEEPEEALIRVLRPRTGIGGDVAFDDVEFCDWPMFMHDPHHTGRSPVPDLGGVGANETITMYRAWTAEVPTLDGQRARYPNPPFVPQPDNHRNALQNQVDHPIFDSSPVVKMWRENGETVRRVYVGGFNGTYTSSSGRLYCFDFEGASVWTYPDTGQSALSGGVASTPAVAWVDTATGPDLRVFFGCAKGKLYAVSASSGALRWQYDTESMILAAPVVWEGVVYIGNEMNELVAVDAATGDEVFTTTLNQYAQDGITGTSSPMLAEAGGADYVFVTSDDGYAYKVYAAGHALEGQIAARYPNETPTQQDPYGLDCLESSPSYMDGIVYFGSTLCAPESGQYNMYGLDASTFGLQWNGFTNAEVRTTPALCPDGIYVGDETGIDLYHFGFDTNEVEAIQIWDTDGHAFASPALTSGVVLHGNDKGLLQARRLVGFTEPPGNKLLLPDAVDVTGAIGGPISSSPAVCYTLDEGIWRRWLFVTTRNGHIYDQEWMPVAVPSMLQAFCSEL; from the coding sequence GTGCAAGCCGTAAGAACAACGGGGGTGATATTACTCGCGCTTCTCTGCCTGACCGCCGGTATAGGACAAGCGGCGATGGACTACGCCGCCGGCCCCGGCACGATCGGGTACGCACTCACTCAGCCTGACGGAGCGCGCGCGAGCCTCACGATGGTGATCATCGGACGAGTAGACACCGCCGGAGTGTCCGTCCACGAATGGTGGGATAAGACGACCTCGCTCCCCGCGCTGTTCAGCCCTCCGCCGGGACTTCTCCCCGGGCAGACCATTGATCTCGAAGGCGTCATGACCACGCTGCCCAGGGGCGGAAGAGCCGTCCTCTGCGACCGGATCGCCTACTACCTCGACAGATACGGCTATCTCGCCCCGGCTGTTCCTCCCTTGAAGGGTCTCTTCGACGCGAGCGTATGGCCGACCCGAGGCTGGTTGGAAGTCAGGCCGTCCGTCTTCCTGTTCAGCCTTTCGTCTCCGGAGATGAACCTGCTCCTCGACGATCCCCAGCCGCCCGGCGAAGGCGACCCGCCGCCTCTCGCCCAGATGACGCTGCCGGATCACAGTATCGCGAAGGCCAAGAGCGCCGGAGATGACGACCCGATCCCGGAATCGTTGACCGGCAAGATAGTGACCGCCGGCACGAACCAGTTCTCGGGCTGTTTCTATGTCGAGGAACCGGATCGCTCGTGCGGCATTCGGGTAGTTCCGACCTCGGGCACATACGTTCCCGGTGACGTGGTAACGATCTCCGCAGGCACGATGGCTACCTCGGACGATGGGGAGAGATTCATAGATGAAGCGACCGTCAGCGTGACGGGCTCCGGCGAAGTCCTGCCGCTTGGCCTGCCGAACCGGGACATCGGCGGGTGCGACTTCGCCGACGGTCAGACCATACTCCAGGCGGGCGTCCTGAACGGCAGGGGGCTGAACAACATCGGCCTGCTCGTTAAGACCTGGGGCGTCGTGACCGAGGTCTGTCCCGCCGAACACTGCTTCTACCTGGACGACGGTTCCGCCCTCGATGATACCACCCATACCGATGCGCAGAGCAATCCGGTGCTGGGGATCAGAGTCAGTTGGGATTGGAGCACGGGTGGAGTAGTCGGCAGCGAACTGGCGCTCGTCGAGAAGGGGTGGCGGCTGCAGGTCATTGGTATCAGCAGTATGGCGTCCGTAGAGGAACCCGAGGAGGCGCTGATCCGCGTGCTCAGACCTCGGACCGGGATCGGAGGCGATGTGGCGTTCGATGATGTGGAGTTTTGTGACTGGCCGATGTTCATGCACGATCCCCATCACACTGGCCGCAGCCCGGTGCCCGATCTTGGCGGAGTGGGTGCGAACGAGACCATCACCATGTACAGGGCATGGACCGCAGAGGTGCCGACCCTCGACGGACAGAGGGCCCGTTATCCGAATCCCCCGTTTGTCCCGCAGCCAGACAATCATCGCAATGCCCTTCAGAACCAGGTCGATCATCCGATATTCGATTCGTCGCCTGTAGTGAAGATGTGGAGGGAGAACGGCGAGACCGTCAGGCGAGTCTACGTCGGCGGCTTCAACGGCACTTACACCAGCTCGTCCGGACGTCTTTACTGCTTCGATTTCGAGGGTGCGAGCGTCTGGACCTACCCGGACACCGGTCAGTCCGCGCTTTCAGGTGGAGTGGCGTCCACGCCGGCGGTCGCCTGGGTGGACACGGCTACCGGCCCGGACCTGCGAGTGTTCTTCGGCTGTGCGAAGGGGAAGCTCTACGCAGTCAGCGCATCCTCCGGTGCGCTTCGCTGGCAGTATGACACAGAGTCCATGATTCTCGCCGCGCCGGTCGTGTGGGAAGGCGTAGTCTACATCGGTAACGAGATGAACGAGCTTGTGGCAGTGGACGCCGCAACGGGCGACGAGGTGTTCACCACTACGTTGAACCAGTATGCCCAAGACGGCATCACGGGCACATCCTCCCCGATGTTGGCCGAGGCAGGCGGCGCGGATTATGTCTTCGTTACGTCGGATGACGGCTACGCGTACAAGGTCTACGCCGCCGGGCACGCCCTGGAGGGACAGATTGCGGCCAGGTATCCGAATGAGACCCCCACGCAGCAGGACCCCTACGGGCTCGATTGTCTCGAATCGTCTCCCTCGTATATGGATGGAATCGTGTACTTCGGCAGCACGCTCTGTGCTCCCGAAAGCGGGCAGTACAACATGTATGGTCTTGACGCCTCAACGTTCGGATTGCAGTGGAACGGCTTCACGAATGCAGAGGTCAGGACCACGCCGGCGCTCTGCCCGGATGGTATCTATGTCGGAGACGAAACCGGCATAGACCTCTACCACTTCGGCTTTGACACCAATGAAGTCGAAGCCATACAGATCTGGGACACAGACGGCCATGCATTTGCTTCCCCGGCATTGACGAGTGGAGTTGTCTTGCACGGGAATGACAAGGGTCTGTTGCAGGCACGTCGTCTGGTTGGTTTCACCGAACCGCCCGGAAACAAGCTGCTTCTCCCCGATGCGGTGGATGTGACAGGGGCGATTGGAGGACCGATATCCTCGTCCCCCGCTGTATGCTACACTCTCGACGAAGGCATATGGCGCAGGTGGCTATTCGTGACCACACGAAACGGACACATTTACGACCAGGAATGGATGCCTGTCGCAGTGCCGTCAATGCTGCAAGCTTTCTGTTCTGAACTCTGA
- a CDS encoding tetratricopeptide repeat protein codes for MIGQTSLDQGLLALKAGQFDAAVGFLERACSEFPNDYRGFNYLGVAYAQKKLYDRAVGAFQTAMSIRPNIANIHYNLGLAYQADGLHDLAREAYRTALRLDPDYAKAAEALDRLAEEDEGMTPLSAQACARHTDEPAVGVCSFCHLPVCKACKVVVADQVFCAHCAGK; via the coding sequence ATGATCGGTCAGACCTCCCTCGACCAGGGACTGTTGGCGCTGAAGGCCGGGCAGTTCGATGCCGCCGTCGGGTTTCTGGAGCGCGCCTGCTCCGAGTTTCCGAACGACTATCGGGGTTTCAACTACCTGGGCGTCGCCTACGCGCAGAAGAAGCTCTACGATCGCGCGGTCGGCGCATTCCAGACCGCCATGAGCATCCGGCCGAATATCGCCAACATCCACTACAACCTCGGGTTGGCGTACCAGGCGGATGGGCTTCACGACCTCGCTCGAGAGGCTTACCGCACTGCTCTAAGGCTCGACCCCGACTACGCCAAGGCGGCCGAGGCTCTGGATAGGCTTGCCGAAGAGGACGAAGGGATGACACCGCTGTCGGCGCAGGCTTGCGCCCGCCACACCGATGAGCCCGCGGTAGGCGTATGCTCATTCTGCCATCTGCCGGTGTGCAAGGCCTGCAAGGTCGTCGTGGCTGATCAGGTATTCTGTGCCCACTGCGCCGGCAAGTAG
- a CDS encoding ABC-F family ATP-binding cassette domain-containing protein: MALISLSCVRKSFGGFDVLDEVTFTIGASEKVALVGPNGSGKTTILRMIVGQEDPDGGSADLLPGTTIGFMPQDTELSGGGNLVDEVSNATTEIKHLERELRRLESAMSAHLEIESLLAEYGEVQHEFERLGGYAFDAEVKSTLSGLGLGPAHWDKPVGVLSGGQKTRAALAKLLLQKPDVLLLDEPTNHLDIEACEWLEEFLQGFPGAVLVVSHDRYFLDRVVTKVVDLHEGSTRSYHGNYTAYARQKEELLRQQVESYERQQAEIARLEDFIARYHAGQRHREAKSRGKRLDKMERIRKPRTEASSIHVRLETGSSSGHIVLDLREVGKSFDEKPLFSGLNLLVESGDRIGLVGPNGAGKTTLLRMIMGEEAPSMGTLSVGYGVEAGYFAQDLAGLDPENTVIEELLESADLTPGEARDILARFMFRGDDVFKPVSKLSGGERNRLVLAKLMLSKPNLLLLDEPTNHLDIDSRQALDRALKEFGGTIVLTSHDRYLLNSVATRIVEIADGAARVFDGNYDFFVERARSQRARIRPARRKPKPKPEAPAGPKGPTAADYEREIEAAEARLAELTHLLGRPETYADGSVAAATQAEYREEAATIERLYAEWEAALETQ, from the coding sequence ATGGCCCTGATCTCGCTTAGCTGTGTCCGCAAGTCCTTCGGCGGATTCGACGTGCTCGACGAGGTGACCTTCACCATCGGAGCGTCGGAGAAGGTCGCGCTCGTCGGCCCGAACGGTTCGGGCAAGACCACCATCCTCCGCATGATCGTGGGCCAGGAGGACCCGGACGGCGGCTCGGCGGACCTCCTTCCCGGCACGACGATCGGCTTCATGCCTCAGGATACCGAGCTATCCGGGGGCGGCAACCTCGTGGATGAAGTCTCCAATGCGACGACCGAGATCAAGCACCTCGAACGGGAGCTGCGGCGCCTGGAATCAGCGATGAGCGCGCATCTTGAGATCGAATCCCTGCTTGCGGAGTACGGTGAAGTCCAGCACGAGTTCGAACGGCTCGGGGGATACGCATTCGACGCCGAGGTGAAGTCCACGTTGAGCGGCCTCGGACTCGGCCCGGCGCATTGGGACAAACCGGTCGGCGTGCTCAGCGGAGGTCAGAAGACACGTGCGGCGCTGGCCAAGCTGCTCCTCCAGAAACCCGATGTCCTTCTGCTCGATGAGCCGACGAACCACCTGGACATCGAGGCGTGCGAGTGGCTCGAAGAGTTCCTGCAGGGCTTTCCCGGCGCGGTGCTCGTAGTGTCGCATGACAGGTATTTCCTCGACCGCGTCGTCACAAAGGTCGTGGACCTCCACGAGGGATCCACGCGGAGCTACCACGGCAACTACACTGCTTACGCACGGCAGAAGGAGGAACTCCTCCGGCAGCAGGTCGAGAGCTACGAGCGCCAGCAGGCCGAGATTGCCAGACTCGAGGACTTCATCGCTCGATATCACGCCGGTCAGCGGCATCGCGAAGCCAAGAGCCGAGGGAAACGGCTCGATAAGATGGAGCGAATCCGAAAGCCACGGACCGAGGCGTCCAGTATACACGTCAGACTCGAGACGGGCAGTTCGAGCGGCCACATCGTGCTCGACCTTCGCGAGGTCGGCAAGAGCTTCGATGAGAAGCCTCTCTTCAGCGGTCTGAACCTGCTGGTCGAGAGCGGCGACCGGATCGGCCTCGTCGGGCCGAACGGGGCGGGTAAGACCACCCTGCTGCGGATGATCATGGGTGAGGAAGCGCCTTCGATGGGTACTCTCAGTGTGGGATACGGCGTGGAGGCCGGGTACTTCGCGCAGGACCTGGCAGGGCTCGACCCGGAGAACACCGTTATTGAGGAGCTGCTCGAGTCGGCCGACCTGACTCCCGGGGAGGCGAGGGACATACTCGCCCGGTTCATGTTCAGGGGAGATGATGTGTTCAAGCCGGTCTCCAAGTTGAGCGGTGGCGAGAGGAACAGGCTCGTCCTCGCCAAGTTGATGCTGAGCAAGCCGAACCTGCTGCTCCTCGACGAGCCGACAAACCACCTGGACATAGACTCGCGACAAGCCCTAGATCGGGCTCTAAAAGAGTTCGGCGGAACGATCGTCCTGACATCGCACGACCGGTATCTTCTGAACTCGGTGGCTACCCGGATCGTCGAGATAGCCGACGGGGCCGCGAGGGTGTTCGATGGGAACTACGATTTCTTCGTGGAGCGCGCCCGCAGTCAGAGGGCGCGCATCAGACCCGCGAGAAGGAAGCCGAAACCGAAACCCGAAGCGCCGGCCGGACCGAAAGGTCCGACCGCTGCCGACTATGAGCGGGAGATCGAAGCCGCTGAGGCACGTCTCGCCGAGCTGACCCATCTGCTCGGCAGGCCGGAAACCTACGCGGACGGTTCGGTTGCGGCTGCAACCCAAGCGGAGTATCGCGAAGAGGCAGCCACTATCGAGAGGCTCTATGCGGAGTGGGAAGCAGCCCTCGAAACACAGTGA
- a CDS encoding decaprenyl-phosphate phosphoribosyltransferase produces MPMLTILEAMRPRQWLKNLFVFAGLIFTLDVPHPPADYLRAVLAFALFCVLSGAVYLLNDTLDAGRDRLHEKKRLRPVASGRLSGRSAVGAFAALTVLGLGGSFALGWKFGAAASVYMLIFTAYSVRLKEVVILDVMLIAAGFVLRAAAGAVVIGVQISRWLLICTALIALMLALAKRREELAAMEAAAGEHRPSLEDYTIAFADQMINITAASTIVFYALYTIFSRTGIAHPLLLVTLPFVVYGIFRYLFLIHHRLGVESPEMLVVRDKPLLVNILLWGVTAALIVALGR; encoded by the coding sequence ATGCCTATGCTCACGATCCTCGAGGCCATGCGCCCCCGGCAGTGGCTGAAGAACCTGTTTGTCTTCGCCGGGCTGATCTTCACGCTCGACGTGCCCCACCCGCCGGCGGACTACCTGCGGGCCGTCCTGGCATTCGCCCTCTTCTGCGTGCTTTCCGGCGCCGTCTACCTGCTCAACGACACGCTCGACGCCGGGCGCGACCGCCTTCACGAGAAGAAGCGCCTGCGCCCGGTCGCGTCCGGGCGGCTCAGCGGACGGTCGGCGGTCGGGGCATTCGCGGCGCTGACCGTACTCGGCCTCGGCGGGTCGTTCGCCCTGGGGTGGAAGTTCGGCGCGGCGGCATCCGTGTACATGCTCATCTTCACGGCCTACTCGGTGCGGCTGAAGGAGGTCGTGATCCTCGACGTGATGCTCATCGCGGCGGGATTCGTGCTGCGGGCGGCGGCGGGAGCGGTCGTGATCGGCGTCCAGATCTCCCGATGGCTGCTGATCTGCACGGCCCTTATCGCGCTCATGCTCGCGCTGGCGAAGCGCCGGGAGGAGCTGGCCGCGATGGAAGCGGCGGCCGGGGAGCACCGCCCGTCGCTGGAGGACTACACGATCGCCTTCGCGGATCAGATGATCAACATCACGGCGGCCTCGACGATCGTCTTCTACGCGCTCTACACCATCTTCTCGCGCACGGGGATAGCCCACCCGCTCCTGCTGGTCACCCTCCCGTTCGTGGTCTACGGCATCTTCCGCTACCTGTTCCTGATCCACCACCGGCTCGGGGTGGAGAGCCCGGAGATGCTCGTCGTGCGCGACAAGCCGCTCCTCGTCAACATCCTCCTCTGGGGCGTCACCGCGGCGCTGATCGTGGCGCTGGGGCGGTAG